The following coding sequences lie in one Mucilaginibacter sp. KACC 22773 genomic window:
- a CDS encoding phytanoyl-CoA dioxygenase family protein has translation MKNRFKYNEKEFSTFPESMRQYGWVVYENAIDNFFLDVINADLEVAYKVRRAIQEKNNISANMQGTLHHLLERNNFSIPFLQKMYCDDEIAQFLGGKYILNGINAVIHSKHAHPYLSNMHRDTRTFVSDAKLLLQMIVTLDDFTEANGATHFLSGSHKSALQPNENYFFDTADRAIVPKGSIILFDSNIWHAAGENTTNDVRRALTLGFTRPCFKQQMDYPRLLGYDFVAQLNPGLRQVIGYNARVPESLEEYYQPSHLRMYQRDQG, from the coding sequence ATGAAAAATAGATTTAAGTATAACGAGAAGGAATTTAGCACTTTTCCGGAATCTATGCGCCAATATGGTTGGGTAGTGTATGAAAATGCGATTGATAACTTTTTTTTGGATGTAATAAATGCCGACCTTGAAGTAGCATACAAAGTTAGAAGAGCTATCCAGGAAAAAAATAATATAAGTGCCAACATGCAGGGTACACTGCATCACTTGTTAGAGAGAAATAATTTTAGTATTCCTTTTCTTCAAAAAATGTATTGTGATGATGAAATAGCACAATTTTTAGGGGGCAAATACATATTAAACGGTATTAACGCGGTGATACACTCCAAACATGCGCACCCTTACCTGAGCAACATGCATCGCGATACGCGAACTTTTGTATCTGATGCCAAGTTGTTGCTACAAATGATTGTTACACTGGATGATTTTACCGAAGCTAATGGCGCTACGCATTTTCTTTCAGGTTCGCACAAATCGGCGTTGCAGCCTAACGAAAATTATTTTTTTGACACTGCAGACAGAGCTATTGTACCCAAGGGCAGTATAATATTGTTTGATTCAAACATTTGGCATGCAGCCGGCGAAAATACTACAAATGATGTACGCCGGGCATTAACTTTAGGGTTTACCCGCCCGTGTTTTAAACAGCAAATGGATTACCCAAGATTATTAGGTTACGACTTTGTTGCGCAGCTTAATCCCGGCTTACGCCAGGTAATAGGTTATAATGCCCGGGTACCCGAAAGCCTGGAAGAGTACTATCAGCCCTCGCACCTAAGAATGTATCAACGGGATCAGGGCTAA
- a CDS encoding pectate lyase family protein, whose protein sequence is MKKTQKHYNKMAVFSLVLSTIIFFGSCKRTQDTPDNLSQDQLTASSASFATTATTGTSYAVNLTGIKSDGGYAYKTTYPLSSSGDSNTAPTASTLRLFENGVELSPAHSLHDDIRNLGKGRFSHWGTSLYFSASDNTNPATNGRKYTYTFGGSASGTTTTTTPTTTTTTTGSATKTGVTSALMGYAMYNGTTTGGAGGATVTVSTLAALKTALSGSAPKIVYVSGTIAGSGDDPVYVSSNKSIIGQPGATITGISLYMFTVNNIIVQNITFKNYVTDAALMIKFSTTHVWVDHCDFSTDRSHGWDYWGKDIAITRASDFVTVSWSRFHDTNLSLLISGGIAGHESDIGHLHVTLHHNFWYNVSEREPDMNYGRVHVFNNYHLNNSSYSLGARANGIVRTDNEYFSGCHKPISTNLAGDPPGYFSGVSTNIYSNCGANDITTALSTWVPEYSYSAVLDAAANVPAIVQKGAGAILSN, encoded by the coding sequence ATGAAAAAAACACAAAAACACTACAACAAAATGGCTGTATTCAGCTTGGTACTAAGTACAATTATTTTTTTTGGCAGTTGTAAACGAACGCAGGATACTCCTGATAATTTGTCGCAAGACCAGTTAACAGCAAGTTCGGCTTCATTTGCTACAACAGCAACTACAGGAACAAGTTATGCTGTAAATTTAACCGGTATTAAGTCGGATGGTGGGTATGCCTATAAAACTACTTACCCGTTAAGTAGCTCTGGTGATTCCAATACGGCACCTACAGCATCAACACTGAGATTGTTTGAAAATGGGGTTGAGCTAAGTCCCGCGCACTCGTTACATGACGATATACGTAACCTTGGTAAAGGGCGTTTTAGCCATTGGGGCACCAGTTTATATTTCTCGGCGTCTGATAATACAAACCCGGCAACAAATGGACGCAAGTACACTTACACTTTTGGCGGATCTGCAAGTGGCACAACAACAACTACTACCCCAACAACAACTACTACTACCACTGGTTCGGCAACTAAAACAGGTGTAACATCGGCATTAATGGGTTATGCAATGTATAATGGCACAACAACAGGAGGTGCCGGAGGTGCCACCGTAACAGTATCGACACTGGCGGCTTTAAAAACAGCACTATCGGGCAGTGCTCCTAAAATAGTATACGTAAGTGGTACAATTGCAGGCTCGGGTGATGATCCGGTGTATGTATCATCCAACAAATCAATTATCGGTCAGCCAGGAGCAACAATAACAGGTATATCACTGTACATGTTTACAGTTAACAATATAATTGTTCAAAATATAACCTTTAAAAATTATGTAACAGATGCCGCTTTGATGATCAAGTTTTCAACTACGCATGTTTGGGTTGATCATTGCGACTTTTCTACGGATCGTAGTCATGGATGGGATTATTGGGGTAAAGACATAGCGATAACAAGGGCTTCAGATTTTGTTACAGTTTCCTGGAGCCGGTTTCACGATACAAATTTGTCGCTCCTGATAAGTGGTGGTATTGCCGGACATGAGTCAGATATTGGTCATTTACATGTTACGCTGCACCACAATTTTTGGTATAATGTTAGCGAACGGGAGCCCGATATGAACTATGGCCGTGTACATGTATTCAATAACTATCACTTGAATAACAGTAGCTATAGTTTGGGTGCAAGGGCTAACGGAATTGTCCGTACAGATAACGAATATTTTTCAGGCTGCCATAAACCAATAAGTACCAACCTTGCCGGCGACCCTCCGGGATACTTTAGCGGGGTAAGCACCAACATTTATTCAAATTGTGGTGCAAACGATATAACAACCGCATTATCTACATGGGTACCCGAATATAGTTACAGCGCAGTGCTCGACGCTGCTGCAAACGTGCCTGCTATAGTTCAAAAAGGAGCTGGGGCAATACTTTCTAACTAA
- the asnB gene encoding asparagine synthase (glutamine-hydrolyzing) — MCGIYGATTQYPDEVIVAKLQRVGFRGPDYSAFERVGPVVLGHNRLAIVDLDHRSNQPFSYRHIKVVFNGEIYNYKDLKVKLQNLGHQFFTNSDTEVLAAAYLEYSERCVYQFIGMFAFVIYDTLSGKLFGARDRLGKKPFYYTHRGLDFEFGSQPSQICIGRNTRLDEEAVKEYLIWGYVPEPKSAWKQIKKLEAGHSFTFTIGTGTFKMNKYWDLDLNFVNKYEGSYFDARSSLKSLLTSAVDIRMQADVNVGVFLSGGIDSSLITALAVQHNKQVKTFCIKFNEKGFDESIFAKKIANYLQTDHHEIECSSGEGIELIKNFGEYYDEPFADSSAIPTLLLSKYTKKYVTVALSGDGGDESFMGYSRYKWFNMVNHLFSCPLSVRKQLARVISLSPNYRHQLIALGLCSSKISSLYGLMLGGLEYSWLDHPEKGLEVPFMDIWSMKSLSILQQMSAFDTKTYLNGDINTKVDRASMAFAIEARAPLMDHRVVTFAQNLPDDYKFKYGHQKRILKDILYQHVPPEFFNRSKSGFTVPLQWWFRNELKDYVMDHLTLNELKNIPGVNAPKALAMVNQHMDGKWNRFPQIWKLLVFTQWLKSQTASKSFKYQPV, encoded by the coding sequence ATGTGTGGAATTTATGGGGCAACTACCCAATACCCAGACGAGGTAATTGTTGCCAAACTACAAAGGGTGGGTTTTCGCGGTCCGGATTACTCTGCTTTTGAACGTGTTGGCCCGGTTGTTTTAGGCCATAACCGTCTCGCAATTGTAGATTTGGACCACAGGTCAAACCAGCCCTTTAGCTACAGGCATATTAAAGTTGTATTTAATGGCGAAATATATAATTACAAGGATTTAAAAGTAAAGCTACAAAATTTAGGCCACCAGTTTTTTACCAATTCGGATACCGAGGTACTGGCCGCTGCCTATCTTGAGTACAGTGAGCGTTGTGTTTATCAGTTTATTGGCATGTTTGCCTTCGTAATTTACGATACCCTTTCTGGTAAGTTGTTTGGAGCAAGGGACCGTTTGGGTAAAAAACCCTTTTATTATACACACAGAGGCCTTGATTTTGAATTTGGAAGCCAGCCGTCGCAAATTTGCATAGGCAGAAATACCCGCCTGGATGAAGAGGCAGTTAAGGAGTATCTGATATGGGGCTATGTGCCGGAACCCAAATCGGCATGGAAACAGATAAAGAAGCTTGAAGCCGGACATTCTTTTACTTTCACAATAGGTACGGGTACGTTTAAGATGAATAAATATTGGGATCTTGATCTCAATTTTGTAAACAAATATGAAGGTTCCTATTTTGATGCCAGGTCCTCGCTCAAGAGTCTTTTAACCAGTGCAGTAGACATCAGGATGCAGGCAGATGTTAATGTTGGTGTTTTTCTTTCCGGAGGAATAGATTCTTCATTAATAACGGCACTTGCGGTACAGCATAACAAACAAGTAAAAACCTTTTGCATAAAATTTAACGAAAAGGGGTTTGACGAGAGCATATTCGCAAAAAAAATTGCCAATTATTTACAAACAGACCATCATGAAATTGAATGCAGCAGTGGGGAAGGTATTGAGTTAATTAAAAACTTTGGCGAATATTACGATGAACCATTTGCAGATTCAAGTGCAATACCAACGTTATTGTTGAGCAAATACACTAAAAAATACGTTACCGTTGCTTTAAGCGGAGATGGGGGCGACGAAAGCTTTATGGGGTATAGCCGGTATAAGTGGTTTAATATGGTTAACCATTTATTTAGCTGCCCGCTTTCGGTGCGAAAGCAGTTAGCCCGGGTTATAAGTTTATCGCCAAACTATCGTCACCAATTGATTGCCTTGGGGCTTTGTAGTTCAAAAATTAGCTCATTATATGGTTTGATGCTCGGTGGCTTAGAATATTCCTGGCTTGACCACCCTGAAAAGGGATTGGAAGTGCCATTTATGGATATCTGGTCAATGAAATCTCTTAGTATTTTGCAACAAATGTCGGCTTTCGACACTAAGACCTATTTGAATGGCGATATCAATACAAAAGTAGATCGTGCGTCAATGGCGTTTGCAATTGAAGCGCGCGCCCCATTAATGGATCATAGGGTAGTTACTTTCGCGCAAAATCTGCCCGATGACTATAAGTTTAAGTACGGACATCAAAAAAGGATTTTAAAGGATATTTTATATCAACATGTCCCCCCCGAATTTTTTAACAGATCAAAGTCAGGTTTTACTGTACCACTACAGTGGTGGTTTAGAAACGAGCTAAAAGATTATGTAATGGATCACCTCACGTTAAACGAGCTCAAAAATATTCCGGGGGTTAACGCTCCAAAGGCATTGGCAATGGTCAATCAACACATGGATGGCAAGTGGAATCGGTTTCCACAGATATGGAAGTTGTTAGTTTTTACGCAATGGTTAAAAAGCCAAACAGCCTCCAAGTCTTTTAAATATCAACCGGTTTAA
- a CDS encoding glycosyltransferase, with protein MRKKIFLVVGSLGAGGSERVYWLLSQYFNNEKYDVSVVYLSGHHQCFSADIKGIRFINLNTIKASKSFFKLLKLLRDEKPDAVFSTTDHINILIAMVGCFVKVPNLIARASNNPFQMRQYYDFKARFYNFFTRFLFFRFDFIVCQSEEMLREMAVCYNIPVKKLTVIHNPILPSHLLKNGRSISGLKRLVVVSRLRKEKGLLRLLEIVKDLPTNYVLTIVGDGPLMKELKTLVCQNNLCNRVTFTGEISNVALQIARNDLLVLSSFTEGFPNVVLESLSVGVPVVTFRVGGISKLIREGFNGFVAEQNDVVNLKRHIIRACNQTWHHEQIKADIYNRFALDKIGKSYEMLILN; from the coding sequence ATGAGAAAGAAAATTTTCCTGGTAGTTGGTTCCCTTGGAGCCGGCGGTTCTGAACGCGTTTATTGGCTGCTTTCCCAGTATTTTAACAACGAAAAGTATGATGTATCGGTTGTTTATTTGAGCGGTCATCATCAATGTTTTTCTGCTGATATAAAAGGGATCCGTTTTATCAACTTGAATACCATTAAGGCGTCAAAGTCATTTTTTAAGCTATTAAAATTGCTTCGAGATGAAAAGCCAGATGCTGTTTTTTCAACAACCGACCATATAAACATTTTGATCGCAATGGTGGGTTGCTTTGTAAAGGTACCTAACTTAATAGCCAGGGCCTCAAATAACCCCTTTCAAATGCGTCAGTACTATGATTTTAAAGCCAGGTTTTATAATTTTTTCACCAGGTTTTTGTTTTTTCGTTTCGATTTTATTGTATGCCAATCGGAGGAGATGCTTCGCGAAATGGCTGTGTGTTACAACATTCCCGTTAAAAAATTAACTGTAATTCATAACCCGATTCTTCCGTCACATTTGCTCAAAAATGGCCGTAGCATATCGGGATTAAAACGCCTGGTGGTTGTAAGCCGGTTAAGAAAAGAAAAAGGACTGCTTCGTTTGCTTGAAATTGTTAAAGACCTCCCAACAAATTATGTGTTAACAATAGTTGGTGACGGGCCTTTAATGAAAGAGCTAAAAACACTTGTTTGCCAAAACAATCTTTGCAACCGGGTAACTTTTACTGGCGAAATAAGCAACGTTGCGCTGCAAATTGCCAGGAACGACCTGTTGGTTTTGAGCTCTTTTACTGAGGGCTTTCCAAACGTAGTGCTCGAATCGCTCTCAGTTGGAGTTCCTGTAGTTACTTTCCGTGTTGGAGGTATTAGCAAATTAATAAGGGAGGGCTTTAATGGATTTGTTGCTGAGCAAAACGACGTAGTGAATTTAAAAAGACATATTATCCGTGCCTGCAATCAAACCTGGCATCATGAACAGATAAAAGCCGATATCTATAATCGCTTTGCCCTTGATAAAATTGGTAAATCATACGAAATGCTTATACTAAACTAA
- a CDS encoding O-antigen ligase family protein, translated as MELKKLLVYCFVIFYLYVLAFGIFMTETVKIPAPAVFGLPLIFFAGQPATRFLYYKEMLFFITALFLYNIVGMNDYRSFFATLITIFICALYFNYFVGSSRSRFVASIVLFFLLLMVSMIIMILDHNYASIIDPIRIAMLDEQVKQSPSGLSITQFTFGYQVAAFTTMILVAAFTFKQNLLIKLVVLCSCLICIYLGMNRSAFISFCAATAIFLIIYYRYKAVFLLIITILVCFAAYTYMLKGNFDNKNNILSKNAAKEANDFNRADLAAENLKIVANYPFGLIFYGKTWDEVTYRNPSFPFGLSSHNAYLMFVTLLGPFLGLGLLGAIYYRILSLFWNTVKNIHKKNQPLYLALFFSFFAISINALSHNGWLLSVDGPTIFLYFAILQYNVTSDTGNDILLA; from the coding sequence ATGGAACTTAAAAAGCTTTTGGTTTATTGTTTTGTCATTTTCTATCTATATGTCCTTGCATTTGGCATATTCATGACAGAGACAGTGAAAATACCCGCGCCTGCTGTATTTGGTTTGCCCCTTATTTTTTTTGCAGGGCAACCTGCAACACGGTTTTTATACTATAAAGAGATGCTTTTTTTTATCACTGCCTTGTTTTTATACAATATAGTGGGAATGAATGATTATCGCTCTTTTTTTGCCACCTTAATTACAATTTTTATATGTGCGCTATATTTTAATTATTTTGTCGGCTCCAGCAGAAGCAGGTTCGTTGCATCGATAGTATTGTTTTTTTTACTGTTGATGGTGTCAATGATCATCATGATACTTGACCACAACTATGCATCGATTATTGATCCTATAAGGATTGCAATGCTTGATGAACAGGTTAAACAAAGCCCTTCAGGACTGTCAATAACTCAGTTTACTTTTGGTTACCAGGTTGCGGCTTTTACCACAATGATTTTGGTGGCAGCATTTACTTTTAAGCAAAATTTACTCATTAAATTAGTTGTGCTGTGTTCTTGTTTGATTTGTATTTATCTTGGCATGAACAGGTCGGCATTTATAAGTTTTTGTGCAGCAACAGCAATATTTTTGATTATTTACTACCGATACAAGGCTGTTTTTTTGCTCATAATTACCATTCTGGTATGTTTTGCAGCTTATACATACATGTTAAAAGGCAATTTCGACAATAAGAATAACATATTGTCAAAAAATGCTGCAAAGGAAGCAAATGATTTTAATCGTGCAGATCTGGCAGCAGAAAATCTTAAAATAGTAGCAAATTATCCCTTTGGGCTAATATTTTATGGAAAAACCTGGGATGAAGTTACATATCGAAATCCTTCTTTCCCTTTTGGTTTGTCATCGCATAACGCTTATTTGATGTTTGTTACCTTATTGGGGCCATTTTTAGGTTTGGGATTATTAGGGGCAATTTATTATCGTATACTTTCCCTTTTTTGGAATACAGTTAAAAATATTCATAAAAAAAATCAGCCTCTATATCTGGCTTTATTTTTCTCTTTTTTTGCTATTTCAATAAATGCACTATCGCATAATGGTTGGCTGTTAAGCGTAGATGGGCCAACAATATTTTTGTATTTCGCAATACTTCAATACAACGTTACATCAGATACCGGTAACGATATTTTACTTGCCTGA
- a CDS encoding glycosyltransferase produces MEPNTYKLVFVSMSDQANGAENILLMCAATSKAPLIFLKKVAKGGLKIPFGLNVTYVTKNSLIIGFLGVIKALKAFRTGHVIVSTHPYLNAYLGLLKRIGFLKSKVIVRECTSVFTRFSGLKKWSYQLSYRLGYPAVDLVVCQTKQMRCDFIKNVSFVIPESLIVQPNPLDIKQNIVNAKAALNDADAETEFICAAGRLIPEKGFLILIAAFNILKAEFPGLKLLIFGDGPQRSLLEKLIAQYQLSGRVILKGWVENPMPYFKLSRACVVSSIKEGFPNVLLQMMSLNPKVVCTKCAGGIEDIEGVFKADINSESELTNAIRTALNSTAHYQEQNQHYLDGRSPQVFIHSIMTSLIK; encoded by the coding sequence ATGGAACCCAATACATACAAGTTAGTTTTTGTGTCCATGTCTGACCAGGCAAACGGGGCAGAAAATATTTTGCTAATGTGCGCAGCAACCAGTAAAGCCCCCCTTATATTTTTAAAAAAAGTAGCTAAAGGAGGCCTTAAAATTCCTTTCGGACTAAACGTTACGTACGTTACAAAAAACAGCCTAATTATTGGCTTTCTGGGTGTTATAAAGGCATTAAAAGCATTCAGAACAGGTCATGTAATTGTTAGCACACACCCTTATTTAAATGCTTATCTGGGTTTGTTGAAGCGTATAGGATTTTTAAAATCAAAAGTAATTGTAAGAGAGTGCACTTCTGTTTTTACACGGTTCAGCGGCCTTAAAAAGTGGAGTTATCAACTATCTTATCGTTTAGGATACCCTGCTGTTGATTTGGTTGTTTGCCAAACAAAACAAATGCGCTGTGATTTTATAAAAAATGTTTCGTTTGTTATTCCCGAATCGCTAATAGTACAGCCAAATCCGCTTGATATAAAGCAAAATATTGTTAATGCAAAGGCTGCATTAAATGACGCAGATGCCGAAACTGAATTTATTTGTGCGGCCGGGCGATTGATTCCCGAAAAAGGCTTTTTAATATTAATAGCTGCTTTCAATATATTGAAGGCAGAATTCCCCGGCTTGAAATTGCTGATTTTTGGCGATGGCCCTCAAAGGAGCCTTCTCGAAAAATTAATTGCCCAATACCAATTGAGCGGGCGCGTAATTTTGAAGGGGTGGGTTGAAAACCCAATGCCATATTTTAAACTTTCCAGGGCGTGTGTTGTGTCATCTATCAAAGAAGGTTTTCCTAACGTTTTGCTGCAAATGATGAGCCTGAATCCCAAAGTTGTATGCACCAAATGTGCCGGCGGGATTGAGGATATAGAGGGTGTTTTTAAGGCCGATATAAACAGCGAAAGCGAACTCACAAATGCAATCAGAACAGCATTGAATTCAACAGCTCATTACCAGGAGCAAAATCAGCATTATTTAGATGGCAGAAGCCCACAGGTTTTTATCCATTCCATAATGACGTCCCTTATAAAATAG
- a CDS encoding glycosyltransferase family 4 protein, which produces MIVTRQKILIACDSAKSLIDFRGKLIEDLAKQHQVYVFTPALPLAMRKKLNVLNVIIHENKLKGSTVAIIEDVKYAIALYKLIKRVRPDIFFPYTLKPVIYGTLAAKLNHVKLITPMLSGLGYSFVPGSQKSLVSRMAQQMLKFSLRASPSLRIIFQNKDDYQTLISKKILTPKHRAFVVNGSGVDLSHYRRSLPDTSAISFLMISRLINAKGIYEYYEAARITRLAYPEVKFKLIGSSDKNIDSINADLLFKIQYGDTVEYIGEVDDVRPYISEASVVVLPSYYGEGIPRCLLEAMATGRAIITCDSVGCRETVISGAASNGFLVPVKNVAELIFKIQHYIQHPGDIVEHGLNGLTLAKEKFDVKLINACMMEIMQLKTRSLI; this is translated from the coding sequence ATGATAGTTACCAGGCAAAAAATACTAATAGCCTGTGATTCGGCTAAATCATTAATCGATTTTAGAGGAAAACTCATCGAGGATTTAGCTAAACAACACCAGGTATATGTTTTTACCCCAGCGTTACCGCTGGCCATGCGCAAAAAACTTAATGTGCTTAACGTGATTATTCACGAGAATAAGTTAAAAGGCAGTACCGTTGCTATCATCGAAGATGTAAAATATGCCATCGCGCTTTATAAACTAATTAAACGTGTGCGGCCCGATATTTTTTTCCCCTATACGCTAAAACCTGTTATTTATGGTACTTTAGCGGCAAAACTAAACCATGTAAAACTAATAACGCCAATGCTATCGGGGCTTGGGTATAGTTTTGTGCCTGGCAGCCAAAAGTCGCTGGTGAGTCGCATGGCGCAACAAATGCTCAAATTTAGCCTAAGGGCAAGTCCGTCATTAAGAATCATTTTTCAAAATAAGGACGACTATCAAACACTAATCAGTAAGAAAATATTAACACCTAAACACCGGGCTTTTGTAGTTAACGGTTCGGGGGTTGATTTGAGCCATTACCGGCGCTCATTGCCGGATACCAGTGCCATTAGTTTCCTGATGATTTCGCGGCTTATAAATGCAAAGGGCATTTATGAATATTATGAAGCGGCCCGAATCACCCGTTTAGCGTATCCCGAAGTGAAATTCAAGCTTATAGGCTCGTCTGATAAAAATATTGATTCAATTAACGCCGACCTTCTATTCAAAATTCAATATGGCGATACCGTAGAATATATTGGGGAAGTTGATGACGTAAGGCCTTATATTTCAGAAGCCTCTGTTGTTGTTCTTCCGTCCTATTACGGCGAGGGGATCCCACGTTGCTTGCTGGAAGCTATGGCTACCGGGCGGGCAATTATCACCTGCGATTCTGTTGGCTGCCGCGAAACTGTCATCTCTGGCGCTGCTTCAAATGGTTTTTTGGTGCCTGTTAAAAATGTTGCCGAGCTGATCTTTAAAATTCAACATTATATTCAGCACCCCGGAGATATTGTTGAACATGGATTAAATGGATTAACGCTGGCTAAAGAAAAATTTGATGTGAAACTTATTAATGCTTGCATGATGGAAATTATGCAGCTAAAAACAAGATCATTAATATAA
- a CDS encoding glucosamine inositolphosphorylceramide transferase family protein, producing MKITETISKLLDKIFLYDRWNIGYLRQTPENLILTQKLNGDVNWLTEDTVDYAADPFVIQVNGKTHLYYEELNFWKGKGEIMMTDDMLFKNKKKVKGIVNDAIHLSYPYLFTVQNQLYCIPETATARQVALYQIDEKDPCRFKKIRLLLEGEAFVDSSIVYFKNKYWLFSSMSRKPGKLYIFHADGLDAPFKPHSLNPINVAFNVNRSAGRLFIVDQRLYMPTQNPEKCYGGSVMINEITNISETEFQYQTAFELLPQPPYDKGLHTINFAGGLMVIDGKRKVFSALGPLKKIIGKIRNLKFWQWNPIHTS from the coding sequence ATGAAAATAACCGAAACGATAAGCAAACTTTTGGATAAAATATTTTTATACGATAGGTGGAATATTGGTTATCTACGCCAAACTCCGGAAAATCTCATTCTTACGCAAAAACTCAATGGAGATGTTAACTGGCTTACTGAGGATACTGTTGATTATGCGGCAGATCCTTTTGTAATACAGGTAAACGGTAAAACACATCTTTATTATGAAGAGCTGAATTTTTGGAAAGGCAAGGGCGAAATCATGATGACGGACGATATGCTTTTTAAAAACAAAAAAAAGGTCAAAGGCATCGTTAACGATGCTATACATTTGTCATATCCTTACTTGTTTACAGTTCAGAATCAACTTTATTGCATCCCTGAAACGGCAACGGCCAGGCAAGTTGCTTTATACCAGATTGACGAAAAAGACCCCTGCAGGTTTAAAAAAATAAGATTATTGTTAGAGGGGGAGGCTTTTGTTGATAGTTCAATAGTTTATTTCAAAAATAAATACTGGCTGTTTAGCAGTATGTCCCGTAAGCCCGGAAAACTTTATATTTTTCATGCCGATGGCCTGGATGCTCCTTTTAAACCACATAGCCTAAACCCAATAAATGTTGCTTTTAATGTTAACCGATCAGCCGGCAGGTTGTTTATAGTTGACCAAAGACTCTACATGCCCACTCAAAACCCCGAAAAATGTTATGGCGGGTCGGTAATGATAAATGAAATAACCAATATAAGCGAAACAGAATTTCAATATCAAACAGCGTTTGAATTACTGCCGCAGCCGCCATATGATAAGGGGTTGCATACTATAAATTTTGCGGGCGGCTTAATGGTTATTGATGGAAAACGAAAAGTATTCAGTGCCCTGGGACCGTTAAAAAAAATTATCGGAAAAATAAGGAACCTCAAATTTTGGCAATGGAACCCAATACATACAAGTTAG
- a CDS encoding NAD-dependent epimerase, giving the protein MKILITGTAGFIGYHLAQKMLERGDTVVGVDNLNDYYDVKLKYARLENTGIYAANIEYGKPIKSIKHPNYTFIKADLMDRELLEDIFKAGEFDTVCNLAAQAGVRYSLTNPEVYIDSNIKGFLNILECCRHFKIGHLVYASSSSVYGLNKKMPFSEHDIADHPVSLYAASKKANEMMAHTYSHLFGLKTTGLRFFTVYGPWGRPDMALFIFTKAILAGEPIEVFNNGNMKRDFTYIDDIVEGIVHVVDGPAKANPTWDACHPDPATSAAPFRVFNIGRGAPVKLLDFVSEIESQVGIKAVKILKPMQDGDVGETCADVSNLDEVLKYKPQVSVSVGVARFISWYKQFYEVEIGAQSAILS; this is encoded by the coding sequence ATGAAAATTTTAATTACCGGTACAGCTGGTTTTATTGGCTATCATTTGGCCCAAAAAATGCTCGAAAGAGGGGACACCGTGGTTGGTGTAGATAATTTAAACGATTATTACGATGTAAAGCTTAAATATGCCCGGCTTGAAAATACCGGTATTTATGCAGCAAACATTGAGTATGGCAAACCGATTAAAAGCATAAAACATCCAAACTACACGTTTATAAAAGCAGATTTGATGGATCGCGAATTATTGGAAGACATCTTTAAAGCCGGTGAATTTGATACGGTATGCAACCTTGCTGCGCAGGCAGGCGTTCGTTATAGCTTAACAAACCCCGAAGTTTATATCGATTCAAATATTAAAGGGTTTCTTAACATCCTGGAATGTTGCCGGCATTTTAAAATAGGGCACCTGGTTTATGCAAGCTCGTCAAGCGTTTACGGGTTGAACAAAAAAATGCCATTCAGTGAACACGATATTGCCGATCACCCGGTGTCGTTATATGCTGCATCAAAAAAAGCAAATGAAATGATGGCACATACCTATAGCCATTTGTTTGGTTTAAAAACAACAGGATTGCGTTTTTTTACAGTTTATGGCCCGTGGGGAAGGCCCGATATGGCGTTATTTATTTTTACAAAGGCTATATTGGCAGGCGAACCAATTGAGGTTTTTAACAATGGTAATATGAAACGTGATTTTACTTACATTGATGATATTGTTGAAGGTATCGTCCATGTAGTTGACGGGCCGGCCAAAGCAAATCCCACCTGGGATGCCTGCCATCCCGATCCTGCCACATCAGCGGCGCCATTCAGGGTTTTCAACATAGGCAGGGGCGCACCTGTTAAACTACTTGATTTTGTAAGTGAGATTGAAAGCCAGGTTGGTATTAAGGCGGTAAAGATACTAAAGCCCATGCAAGACGGCGATGTAGGCGAAACCTGTGCCGATGTTTCCAATTTGGATGAAGTTTTAAAATATAAACCCCAGGTTTCCGTTTCGGTAGGAGTAGCCCGTTTTATTTCCTGGTATAAACAGTTTTACGAAGTTGAAATTGGTGCCCAATCGGCGATATTGTCCTGA